In one Cervus elaphus chromosome 9, mCerEla1.1, whole genome shotgun sequence genomic region, the following are encoded:
- the LOC122699148 gene encoding phosphoglycerate kinase 1-like, with amino-acid sequence MSLSNKLTLDKLDVKGKRVVMRVDFNVPMKNNQITNNQRIKAAVPSIKYCLDNAAKSIVLMSHLGRPDGVPMPDKYSLQPVAVELKSLLGKDVLFLKDCVGPEVEKACADPAAGSVILLQNLRFHVEEEGKGKDASGNKVKAEPTKIEAFQASLSKLGDVYVNDAFGTAHRAHSSMVGVNLPKKAGGFLMKKELNYFAKALESPERPFLAILGRAKVADKIQLINNMLDKVNEMIIGGGMAFTFLKVLNNMEIGTSLFDEEGSKIVKDLMSKADKNGVKITLPVDFVTADKFDENAKTGQATVASGIPAGWMGLDCGPESSKKYAEAIARAKQIVWNGPVGVFEWEAFARGTKALMDEVVKATSRGCITIIGGGDTATCCAKWNTEDKVSHVSTGGGASLELLEGKVLPGVDALSSG; translated from the coding sequence ATGTCGCTTTCTAACAAGCTGACTCTGGACAAGCTGGATGTGAAGGGGAAGCGGGTCGTCATGAGAGTAGACTTCAATGTTCCTATGAAGAACAACCAGATAACGAACAACCAGAGGATCAAGGCTGCTGTTCCAAGCATCAAATACTGCTTGGACAATGCAGCCAAGTCAATTGTTCTTATGAGCCACCTGGGCCGGCCTGATGGTGTCCCCATGCCTGATAAGTACTCCTTGCAGCCAGTTGCTGTAGAACTCAAATCTCTGCTGGGCAAAGATGTTTTGTTCTTGAAGGACTGTGTGGGCCCAGAAGTGGAGAAGGCTTGTGCTGACCCAGCTGCTGGGTCTGTCATCCTGCTGCAGAACCTTCGTTTTCAtgtggaggaagaagggaagggaaaagatgCTTCTGGGAACAAGGTTAAAGCTGAACCAACCAAAATAGAAGCCTTCCAAGCTTCACTTTCTAAGCTAGGGGATGTTTATGTCAACGATGCTTTTGGCACTGCTCACCGAGCCCACAGCTCCATGGTAGGAGTAAATCTGCCAAAGAAGGCTGGAGGTTTTTTGATGAAGAAGGAGCTGAACTACTTTGCCAAGGCCTTGGAGAGCCCCGAGCGACCCTTCCTGGCCATCCTGGGCAGAGCTAAAGTTGCAGACAAGATCCAGCTGATCAATAATATGCTGGACAAAGTCAATGAAATGATTATCGGTGGTGGAATGGCCTTTACCTTCCTTAAGGTGCTCAACAACATGGAGATTGGCACTTCTCTGTTTGATGAAGAGGGATCCAAGATTGTCAAAGACCTGATGTCCAAAGCTGACAAGAATGGCGTGAAGATTACTTTGCCTGTTGACTTTGTCACTGCTGATAAGTTTGATGAGAATGCCAAGACTGGCCAAGCCACTGTGGCCTCTGGCATACCTGCTGGCTGGATGGGCTTGGATTGTGGTCCTGAGAGCAGTAAGAAGTATGCTGAGGCTATTGCTCGGGCTAAGCAGATCGTGTGGAATGGACCTGTGGGTGTATTTGAATGGGAAGCTTTTGCCCGAGGAACCAAAGCCCTTATGGATGAGGTGGTGAAAGCCACTTCCAGGGGCTGCATCACCATCATAGGTGGTGGAGACACTGCTACTTGTTGCGCCAAATGGAACACGGAGGATAAAGTCAGTCATGTGAGCACTGGGGGTGGTGCCAGTTTAGAGCTCCTGGAAGGTAAAGTCCTTCCTGGAGTGGATGCTCTCAGCAGTGGTTAG